A DNA window from Helianthus annuus cultivar XRQ/B chromosome 15, HanXRQr2.0-SUNRISE, whole genome shotgun sequence contains the following coding sequences:
- the LOC110913564 gene encoding uncharacterized protein LOC110913564: MVARILHVFHACSGLRINLRKSNLFGVGVEDVELASMAEIVGCVKGGFPFKYLGIPLGANMNRVSNWDPIISIFRNRLSNWKARFLSIGGRVVLIKSVLESLPIYFFSIFKVPVKVVVRLESLMKNFLWGGSDEVRKTNWVAWDYVTRSIKFGGLGISKLKTVNDALLVKWLWRFRQEEESLWRKVIMACHGNSRRWSFFPCNSSLTGMPPRRPPRRNTHTNHERSNSSSNETPVDPNIINVINQVVAGLLPNLVAQTAEAVIQQTRHPERTNTNPTSGGETRENTTNNITYSIDIWISKFQKQKPKSFSHATNPVEARNWIAHVEKNLRSSWSSGAIQS; this comes from the exons ATGGTCGCTAGAATTCTTCATGTTTTTCATGCTTGTTCTGGGTTGAGAATAAACTTACGTAAATCGAACCTTTTTGGGGTGGGTGTTGAAGATGTGGAGTTAGCAAGCATGGCGGAAATTGTGGGTTGTGTTAAAGGGGGTTTTCCGTTTAAGTATTTAGGCATCCCTTTAGGTGCCAACATGAATCGAGTCAGTAATTGGGATCCTATTATTTCGATTTTCCGGAATCGACTTTCTAATTGGAAAGCTCGTTTTCTCTCCATTGGAGGTCGAGTTGTTTTAATCAAGTCGGTTCTCGAAAGCTTGCCCATCTATTTCTTCTCCATTTTCAAGGTTCCGGTCAAAGTGGTCGTGAGGCTTGAATCGCTCATGAAAAACTTTCTTTGGGGTGGCTCGGACGAAGTTAGGAAAACAAACTGGGTTGCTTGGGATTATGTCACGCGGTCGATCAAATTTGGCGGTCTCGGGATTAGTAAGCTCAAAACAGTGAATGACGCTCTTTTGGTTAAATGGCTGTGGAGATTTAGGCAGGAAGAGGAGAGTCTATGGAGGAAAGTTATCATGGCTTGCCATGGCAATTCTAGGAGATGGTCGTTCTTTCCGTGTAATTCTTCTTTAACTGGG atgcctcctcgtcgtccGCCACGTAGGAATACTCATACTAACCATGAACGTAGCAACAGTTCTTCGAATGAGACTCCAGTTGATCCAAACATAATTAATGTTATCAACCAGGTTGTTGCTGGGTTGCTTCCAAACCTTGTTGCCCAAACAGCTGAGGCCGTTATTCAACAAACTCGTCATCCAGAACGCACTAACACTAATCCAACCTCTGGTGGTGAAACTCGTGAGAATACCACTAACAATATTACTTATAGTATAGACATATggattagtaaattccaaaaacaaaAGCCGAAATCCTTTAGTCACGCTACTAATCCAGTCGAAGCAAGAAACTGGATAGCTCATGTTGAAAAAAATCTTCGGAGTtcttggagttccggagcaatacaAAGTTAG
- the LOC110911318 gene encoding uncharacterized protein LOC110911318, with protein sequence MYVTRPLSHYKTSPEALYLPPEGPNSGYLVIQDEESETYSCFGLCKNRYLAELPFPQNKILTTRYSSGSGENRHVSYNEVVFIPVLNQPLSSNRYYALKPNGSHKGEAFTCSKEEDMAQCCFCNCVRDVKPRPLDTHDIYQQFEIVQKGTQCSGDGSFYAKSLADDGYPPYFLRRKGWQIYSKTPKNYELHEAKGIDDSLRSRLPDLNFPPSTKTSNPVVVGKWYCPFVFIKEGRLSDMVKKSIFYELTLEQKWERVFEHENKQNNEGDVVYVDVALRSEAVFIGESRVEATWDERNVVDGAIWFTCLGGDNGREESVGLNVEIVERMRWEEEKVGWVDGGEKRTNRVKRNEKFEGIGGWKRFGCYILIERFVVKRMDGSLVLTYEFGHTHQIKSIFE encoded by the exons ATGTACGTGACCCGACCTCTTTCGCACTATAAGACCTCTCCGGAAGCTCTCTATCTTCCTCCAGAGGGTCCCAACTCGGGTTACTTGGTAATCCAAGATGAAGAGTCCGAAACATACTCGTGTTTTGGGCTTTGCAAGAATCGATATCTTGCAGAGTTACCATTTCCTCAAAACAAAATACTGACCACACGCTATTCGTCAGGATCCGGTGAAAACCGACATGTTTCTTACAATGAAGTTGTCTTTATTCCTGTCCTTAACCAACCGTTGTCTTCGAACcgatactatgcgttaaaaccaAATGGATCGCATAAAGG GGAAGCCTTCACATGTTCAAAGGAGGAAGACATGGCACAATGTTGCTTTTGCAATTGTGTTCGTGATGTAAAACCAAGGCCATTGGACACACACGACATTTACCAGCAGTTTGAGATTGTTCAGAAAGGAACACAATGTAGCGGTGATGGTAGTTTTTATGCAAAATCTCTTGCGGACGATGGCTATCCTCCATACTTCTTAAGAAGAAAAGGTTGGCAAATTTATTCCAAAACACCTAAAAACTACGAGTTACATGAAGCAAAGGGAATCGACGATTCCCTTCGCTCACGTCTCCCTGATTTGAATTTCCCTCCATCAACCAAGACTTCAAATCCTGTGGTTGTTGGCAAGTGGTATTGTCCTTTTGTATTCATTAAAGAAGGAAGATTAAGTGATATGGTAAAAAAGTCTATCTTCTATGAACTTACATTGGAGCAAAAGTGGGAACGAGTTTTCGAACATGAAAACAAGCAAAATAATGAAGGAGATGTCGTATACGTGGATGTTGCACTTCGTAGTGAAGCGGTTTTCATTGGTGAGAGTCGGGTTGAGGCAACATGGGATGAGAGAAATGTGGTAGATGGAGCCATATGGTTTACATGTCTAGGGGGTGATAATGGGAGAGAAGAAAGTGTAGGGTTGAATGTTGAAATTGTTGAAAGAATGAGGTGGGAAGAAGAAAAGGTTGGATGGGTTGATGGTGGGGAGAAAAGGACAAATAGGGTGAAGAGAAATGAGAAGTTTGAAGGGATTGGTGGGTGGAAGAGATTTGGTTGTTATATTTTGATTGAAAGGTTTGTGGTTAAAAGAATGGATGGAAGTTTGGTTTTGACGTATGAGTTTGGTCACACCCATCAAATAAAGTCCATATTTGAATAA